From Micromonospora nigra, one genomic window encodes:
- the dop gene encoding depupylase/deamidase Dop produces the protein MSVRRIMGTEVEYGISVPGQAGANPMVTSSQVVNAYGARPELTRGGRARWDYEEESPLRDARGFTYSGAAYDPAEALADEDLGLANVILTNGARLYVDHAHPEYSTPEVTNPRDVVRWDKAGERVMAEAARRAATIPGTQPIHLYKNNTDNKGASYGAHENYLMRRQTPFADIVAYLTPFFVTRQVVCGAGRVGIGQDGGQSGFQVSQRADFFEVEVGLETTLKRPIINTRDEPHADADKYRRLHVIIGDANLSEISTYLKVGTTALILTMIEEKALGPDLGIADPVGELRAVSHDPSLKHLMRLRDGRRLTALDVQWAYLERVRSFVDERYGADVDEQTADVLDRWEGVLDRLGRDVMLCADELDWVAKLRLLEGYREREKLAWGSHKLQLVDLQYSDVRPEKGLYHRLVSRGAMRTLLPEEETRTAMTEPPEDTRAYFRGRCLAQYASEVVAASWDSVIFDVGRESLVRVPMMEPERGTRTHVGALFDRCASAKDLLETLTGG, from the coding sequence ATGAGCGTAAGACGGATCATGGGCACCGAGGTCGAGTACGGCATCTCCGTTCCCGGCCAGGCGGGAGCCAATCCGATGGTCACCTCGTCCCAGGTGGTCAACGCCTACGGAGCGCGTCCCGAACTCACCCGCGGCGGTCGGGCCCGCTGGGACTACGAGGAGGAGTCGCCGCTGCGCGACGCCCGCGGCTTCACCTACTCCGGGGCCGCCTACGACCCGGCGGAGGCCCTCGCCGACGAGGATCTCGGGCTGGCCAACGTCATACTGACCAACGGGGCGCGACTCTACGTCGACCATGCCCACCCCGAATACTCCACCCCCGAGGTCACCAACCCCCGTGACGTCGTCCGGTGGGACAAGGCGGGCGAGCGGGTGATGGCCGAGGCCGCCCGGCGCGCCGCCACCATCCCGGGCACCCAGCCGATCCACCTCTACAAGAACAACACCGACAACAAGGGCGCCAGCTACGGTGCGCACGAGAACTACCTGATGCGCCGGCAGACGCCCTTCGCCGACATCGTGGCGTACCTGACGCCGTTCTTCGTCACCCGCCAGGTGGTCTGCGGTGCCGGCCGGGTCGGCATCGGCCAGGACGGCGGCCAGAGCGGCTTCCAGGTCTCCCAGCGTGCTGACTTCTTCGAGGTCGAGGTCGGCCTGGAGACCACCCTCAAGCGGCCCATCATCAACACCCGCGACGAGCCGCACGCCGACGCCGACAAGTACCGCCGGTTGCACGTCATCATCGGCGACGCCAACCTGTCGGAGATCTCCACGTACCTGAAGGTCGGCACCACCGCGCTGATTCTCACGATGATCGAGGAGAAGGCGCTCGGCCCGGACCTCGGCATCGCCGATCCGGTCGGCGAGCTGCGTGCGGTCAGCCACGACCCGTCGTTGAAGCACCTCATGCGGCTGCGTGACGGGCGCCGGCTGACCGCCCTCGACGTGCAGTGGGCCTACCTGGAGCGGGTGCGGTCCTTCGTGGACGAACGGTACGGCGCCGATGTCGACGAGCAGACCGCCGACGTGCTCGACCGCTGGGAGGGCGTGCTGGACCGGCTCGGTCGCGACGTCATGCTCTGCGCCGACGAGCTGGACTGGGTGGCCAAGTTGCGGCTGCTGGAGGGCTACCGCGAGCGGGAGAAGCTGGCCTGGGGCTCGCACAAGCTGCAACTGGTCGACCTGCAGTACTCCGACGTGCGCCCGGAGAAGGGCCTCTACCACCGGCTCGTGTCCCGGGGCGCGATGAGGACGCTGCTGCCGGAGGAGGAGACCCGCACGGCGATGACCGAGCCGCCGGAGGACACCCGCGCCTACTTCCGGGGTCGTTGCCTGGCGCAGTACGCCTCGGAGGTGGTCGCCGCCAGCTGGGACTCGGTCATCTTCGACGTCGGCCGGGAGTCGCTGGTGCGGGTGCCGATGATGGAGCCCGAACGGGGCACCCGTACCCACGTCGGCGCGCTGTTCGACCGCTGCGCCAGCGCCAAGGACCTGCTGGAGACGTTGACCGGCGGCTGA
- a CDS encoding ubiquitin-like protein Pup, with amino-acid sequence MATRDSGGQSQSGKSRQGEEIEDVTTEANPEVAERHAEITEDVDDLLDEIDSVLEENAEEFVRGYVQKGGQ; translated from the coding sequence ATGGCCACTCGTGACAGCGGTGGGCAGTCCCAGTCCGGCAAGTCGCGGCAGGGCGAGGAGATCGAGGACGTCACCACCGAGGCGAATCCGGAGGTCGCCGAGCGGCACGCCGAGATCACCGAGGACGTGGACGACCTGCTCGACGAGATCGACTCCGTCCTGGAAGAGAACGCCGAAGAGTTCGTGAGAGGATATGTCCAGAAAGGGGGTCAGTGA
- a CDS encoding endonuclease domain-containing protein: MRAGCHPARSGETGERLHGGIRGGEDPQHLDHDHRTGGVRGILCFNCNGGLGRFRDSPARLARAITYLRGTTWQRVLIHPGVYQMCSPTRGRPHSQLS; encoded by the coding sequence ATGCGAGCCGGGTGTCACCCCGCCCGCAGTGGCGAGACCGGGGAAAGGCTTCACGGCGGGATCCGCGGGGGTGAAGATCCCCAACATCTGGACCACGATCATCGCACCGGCGGGGTGCGCGGGATACTCTGCTTCAACTGCAACGGTGGTCTTGGCCGGTTCCGGGACAGTCCCGCGAGGCTGGCCAGGGCGATCACGTACCTGAGAGGAACCACGTGGCAGCGGGTTTTGATCCATCCGGGCGTCTACCAGATGTGTTCACCAACGCGGGGACGTCCTCATTCACAACTTTCCTGA
- the prcB gene encoding proteasome subunit beta, producing MAAGFDPSGRLPDVFTNAGTSSFTTFLSRVAPEMLPGRRPLPPGMAADLAPHATTIVAISTVGGVVMAGDRRATMGNLIAQRDIEKVHPADAYSLVGIAGAAGIGIELMRLFQVELEHYEKIEGAMLSLDGKANRLASMIRGNLGAAMQGLAVIPLFAGFDLAARDPARAGRIFSFDVTGGPYEETGYDAIGSGSLFAKSALKKRFRAGLSVDDATRLAVEALYDAADDDTATGGPDLTRRIYPVVMTATAEGTHRLTDAETAAIAESVVSGRMENPGG from the coding sequence GTGGCAGCGGGTTTTGATCCATCCGGGCGTCTACCAGATGTGTTCACCAACGCGGGGACGTCCTCATTCACAACTTTCCTGAGCAGGGTGGCCCCCGAGATGCTGCCCGGTCGCCGGCCGCTGCCGCCGGGCATGGCCGCCGACCTGGCACCGCACGCCACCACCATCGTGGCCATCTCGACCGTCGGCGGTGTGGTGATGGCCGGCGACCGACGGGCCACCATGGGCAATCTCATCGCCCAGCGGGACATCGAGAAGGTGCACCCCGCTGATGCGTACTCGCTGGTGGGCATCGCGGGCGCCGCCGGCATCGGCATCGAGCTGATGCGACTGTTCCAGGTGGAGCTCGAACACTACGAGAAGATCGAGGGCGCGATGTTGTCCCTCGACGGTAAGGCCAACCGACTGGCCTCGATGATCCGGGGCAACCTCGGCGCGGCGATGCAGGGCCTGGCGGTGATCCCGCTGTTCGCCGGGTTCGACCTGGCCGCCAGGGACCCGGCACGGGCCGGGCGGATCTTCAGCTTCGACGTGACGGGCGGCCCCTACGAGGAGACCGGCTACGACGCGATCGGCTCGGGGTCGCTGTTCGCGAAGTCCGCGCTGAAGAAGCGGTTCCGCGCCGGGCTGTCCGTCGACGACGCGACGCGCCTCGCGGTGGAGGCGTTGTACGACGCGGCCGACGACGACACCGCCACCGGCGGGCCGGACCTGACCCGGCGGATCTACCCGGTGGTGATGACGGCGACGGCGGAGGGCACCCACCGGCTGACCGACGCCGAGACGGCCGCCATCGCCGAGAGCGTGGTCTCCGGCCGGATGGAGAACCCGGGCGGCTGA
- the prcA gene encoding proteasome subunit alpha has protein sequence MAMQFYASPEQIMRDRSELARKGIARGRSAVVLSYAGGVLFVAENLSSALHKVSEIYDRIGFAAVGRYNEFENLRRAGVRMADLNGLSYDRRDVTGRALANAFAQTLGAIFTEQSKPFEVEICVAQVGAAPEEDELYRLTYDGSVNDEPGRMAMGGQAEAITGVLKSNHRPDMSLGEAVKVAVQALSTVGGEGGAARTIAANQLEVAVLDRQRIGRTFRRITGAALTALLDGDTAPAGEEPAGGPSTPTVPTEPAHKPTTSAGSADLEDKSGENAAE, from the coding sequence GTGGCCATGCAGTTCTACGCCTCGCCCGAGCAGATCATGCGCGACCGCTCCGAGCTGGCCCGCAAGGGCATCGCCCGGGGGCGCAGCGCGGTGGTCCTGAGCTATGCCGGCGGGGTGCTCTTCGTCGCGGAGAACCTCTCCAGCGCCCTGCACAAGGTCAGCGAGATCTACGACCGGATCGGCTTCGCGGCCGTCGGCCGCTACAACGAGTTCGAGAACCTGCGTCGTGCCGGGGTGCGGATGGCCGACCTGAACGGCCTGAGCTACGACCGGCGGGACGTGACGGGCCGGGCGCTGGCCAACGCGTTCGCCCAGACCCTGGGAGCGATCTTCACGGAGCAGTCGAAACCGTTCGAGGTGGAGATCTGCGTGGCGCAGGTCGGGGCCGCACCGGAGGAGGACGAGCTGTACCGGCTCACCTACGACGGCTCGGTCAACGACGAGCCGGGCCGGATGGCGATGGGCGGCCAGGCCGAGGCGATCACCGGGGTGCTCAAGTCGAACCACCGCCCGGACATGTCGCTCGGCGAGGCGGTGAAGGTGGCCGTGCAGGCCCTGAGCACCGTCGGCGGGGAGGGCGGCGCGGCACGCACGATCGCGGCGAACCAGCTCGAGGTGGCGGTGCTGGACCGGCAGCGGATCGGCCGTACCTTCCGCCGGATCACCGGCGCGGCGCTGACCGCGCTGCTCGACGGCGACACCGCCCCGGCGGGCGAGGAGCCGGCCGGCGGGCCGTCCACCCCGACGGTGCCGACCGAGCCGGCGCACAAGCCGACGACTTCGGCCGGTTCCGCGGATCTGGAGGACAAGTCGGGCGAGAACGCCGCCGAGTAG
- a CDS encoding glycosyltransferase family 2 protein produces MIPPRVTAVMLAYGTEPWLVDAARAVLASTGVDVELIVVDNGCTGDGIDVVKGLSGVRVLRPEANTGYSGGCRVGAAEATGDWLAFVNSDAIVAPDALAKTVAVAAEPGVGAAMASIRLAETPELINTSGNPLHFTGLSWAGGNGEPATAHAHRTTVPSLSGCCFVIDRRLWEDLDGFAAEYFAYHEDTELSLRLWQRGLRLEYVPDAVVKHHYEFSRNDLKLYLVERNRLITLLTTYQGRTLALLAPMLLLTEAAMLAAAVAGGWSRQKLRGWAWLWQHRGWLRGRRRQLQAERTVADGVIAAMMTARVAPSNVDSPPGMGVFNAVAAAYWAAVRPLLPRR; encoded by the coding sequence ATGATCCCACCCCGCGTCACCGCGGTCATGCTCGCCTACGGCACGGAACCCTGGCTCGTCGACGCCGCTCGGGCCGTGCTGGCCAGCACCGGCGTCGACGTCGAGCTGATCGTCGTCGACAACGGATGCACCGGCGACGGCATCGACGTCGTCAAGGGGTTGTCCGGCGTTCGCGTGCTGCGCCCCGAGGCCAACACCGGCTACTCCGGCGGCTGCCGGGTCGGCGCCGCCGAGGCCACCGGCGACTGGTTGGCCTTCGTCAACTCCGACGCGATCGTCGCCCCCGACGCTCTCGCGAAGACCGTCGCCGTGGCCGCCGAACCGGGTGTCGGTGCCGCGATGGCCTCCATCCGCCTCGCCGAAACCCCGGAACTGATCAACACCTCGGGTAATCCGCTGCACTTCACCGGCCTGTCCTGGGCCGGCGGCAACGGCGAACCCGCCACCGCCCACGCTCACCGCACGACGGTCCCGTCCCTCAGCGGCTGCTGCTTCGTCATCGACCGCCGGCTCTGGGAGGACCTGGACGGCTTCGCCGCCGAGTACTTCGCCTACCACGAGGACACCGAACTGAGCCTGCGGCTGTGGCAACGCGGCCTGCGACTGGAGTACGTTCCCGACGCCGTCGTCAAGCACCACTACGAGTTCTCCCGCAACGACCTCAAGCTCTACCTGGTCGAACGGAACCGGCTGATCACCCTGCTGACCACCTACCAGGGCCGCACCCTCGCCCTGCTCGCCCCGATGCTGCTGCTCACCGAGGCCGCGATGCTCGCCGCCGCCGTGGCCGGCGGGTGGAGCCGGCAGAAGCTCCGCGGCTGGGCCTGGCTGTGGCAGCACCGGGGGTGGCTGCGCGGCCGTCGCCGGCAGTTGCAGGCCGAACGCACCGTCGCCGACGGGGTGATCGCTGCGATGATGACCGCCCGGGTCGCCCCCTCGAACGTGGACTCCCCGCCGGGGATGGGTGTGTTCAACGCCGTCGCCGCCGCCTACTGGGCGGCCGTCCGCCCGCTGCTGCCCCGTCGCTGA
- a CDS encoding lipopolysaccharide biosynthesis protein produces MRRLIGLVPPGTLAVGAGLALVGLASYVHLAVAGHSLTAADYSALSVLWSIVFTVGIGVFFPVEQEVARLVAARRTRGLPPGPVLARGAAVATVTLGLLVALTAATGDLLADRLFAGNTTLVTVLVGALVALAVSHTTRGVLSGLQLFPWYGTQLGVDGGLRIGLVAVLGLTGVTDPVWYGAVLVAAPLLAAALTAPPVLRAVGGGAPVDWRPLLRGLGLLTVSSLLSQVVVNVGVINAQLLDPGDVATAGALLSALVLVRIPLFVFGSMQAALLPGLSTSAATGDLSAFHSLLRRALAIVTALGVGGGLLAVALGPWLVRALFDAPGVLGHGDFAWLSLATVAYLWAMVLGQALLALDRHRAQALAWVVGVAALALATLAPLSVALRVELGYTVGAVVVAAVMAALLRRPTPVTATPPAPAAVPATTGGTR; encoded by the coding sequence ATGCGCCGGCTGATCGGTCTCGTACCCCCCGGCACCCTCGCCGTCGGCGCCGGACTGGCCCTGGTCGGCCTGGCCTCGTACGTCCACCTGGCCGTCGCCGGCCACAGCCTCACCGCCGCCGACTACTCCGCGCTGTCGGTGCTCTGGTCGATCGTGTTCACCGTCGGCATCGGCGTGTTCTTCCCCGTGGAGCAGGAGGTGGCCCGCCTGGTCGCCGCCCGCCGCACCCGGGGCCTGCCGCCCGGGCCGGTGCTCGCCCGCGGTGCCGCCGTCGCCACCGTCACCCTCGGCCTGCTCGTCGCCCTCACCGCCGCCACCGGCGACCTGCTCGCCGACCGGCTGTTCGCCGGGAACACCACGCTGGTGACGGTGCTGGTCGGGGCGCTGGTCGCGCTCGCCGTCTCGCACACCACCCGCGGCGTGCTCTCCGGGCTCCAGCTCTTCCCGTGGTACGGCACCCAGCTCGGCGTCGACGGCGGCCTGCGCATCGGCCTGGTGGCCGTGCTCGGCCTGACCGGCGTCACCGATCCCGTCTGGTACGGCGCCGTCCTGGTCGCCGCCCCGCTGCTGGCAGCCGCCCTCACCGCCCCGCCCGTGCTGCGCGCCGTCGGCGGTGGCGCGCCCGTCGACTGGCGGCCCCTGCTGCGCGGCCTCGGGCTGCTCACCGTCTCCAGTCTGCTCTCCCAGGTCGTCGTCAACGTCGGCGTGATCAACGCACAGTTGCTCGACCCCGGTGACGTGGCCACCGCGGGGGCGCTGTTGTCCGCCCTGGTGCTGGTCCGCATCCCGCTGTTCGTGTTCGGCTCGATGCAGGCGGCGCTGCTGCCCGGCCTGTCCACCAGCGCCGCCACCGGCGACCTGAGCGCCTTCCACTCGCTGCTGCGCCGGGCCCTGGCCATCGTCACCGCCCTCGGCGTCGGCGGTGGGCTGCTCGCCGTCGCGCTCGGCCCGTGGCTGGTCCGCGCCCTGTTCGACGCCCCCGGCGTGCTCGGTCACGGCGACTTCGCCTGGTTGTCCCTGGCCACCGTCGCCTACCTGTGGGCGATGGTGCTCGGTCAGGCCCTGCTCGCCCTCGACCGGCATCGCGCGCAGGCACTGGCCTGGGTCGTCGGCGTGGCCGCTCTCGCTCTGGCGACCCTGGCGCCGCTGTCCGTCGCCCTGCGGGTCGAACTCGGCTACACCGTCGGCGCCGTCGTGGTGGCTGCCGTCATGGCCGCCCTGCTGCGGCGCCCCACGCCCGTGACCGCCACACCGCCCGCGCCGGCCGCCGTACCCGCCACCACCGGAGGCACCCGATGA
- a CDS encoding glycosyltransferase family 2 protein: MVNGKRVLIIIPALNEAGSIGEVVTEVRGELPGVDVLVVDDGSTDRTAAVAAVAGARVARLPYNLGVGGAMRLGYRYARDHDYDVAIQIDADGQHDPRYVPKLVDLLDDNDLVIGARFAGEGDYTVRGPRRWAMVMLSAVLSRVARTRLTDTTSGFRAANRRVIDMFAYWYPVEYLGDTVETLVHTARRGYRIRQVPVAMRRRMAGTPSHSPAKAMIYLGRAFAVLTLAMIRR; this comes from the coding sequence ATGGTTAACGGCAAGCGCGTCCTGATCATCATCCCGGCCCTCAACGAGGCCGGCAGCATCGGTGAGGTGGTCACCGAGGTCCGAGGGGAACTACCCGGCGTCGACGTCCTCGTCGTCGACGACGGCTCCACCGACCGCACCGCCGCCGTCGCCGCCGTCGCCGGTGCCCGCGTCGCCCGGCTGCCCTACAACCTCGGCGTCGGCGGGGCCATGCGGCTCGGCTACCGCTACGCCCGCGACCACGACTACGACGTCGCCATCCAGATCGACGCCGACGGCCAGCACGACCCCCGGTACGTGCCCAAGCTCGTCGACCTGCTCGACGACAACGACCTCGTCATCGGCGCCCGCTTCGCCGGTGAGGGTGACTACACGGTCCGTGGCCCCCGCCGCTGGGCGATGGTCATGCTCTCGGCCGTGCTCTCCCGCGTCGCCCGCACCCGCCTCACCGACACCACCAGCGGGTTCCGCGCCGCCAACCGGCGGGTCATCGACATGTTCGCCTACTGGTACCCGGTGGAGTACCTCGGCGACACCGTCGAGACGCTGGTCCACACCGCCCGACGCGGCTACCGCATCCGGCAGGTGCCGGTGGCGATGCGGCGGCGGATGGCCGGCACCCCCAGCCACTCCCCCGCCAAGGCCATGATCTACCTCGGTCGGGCGTTCGCGGTGCTCACCCTCGCCATGATCCGCCGGTGA
- a CDS encoding DUF2304 domain-containing protein, giving the protein MKLTLVTGLTGLILLGTIVELLRRRQLREKYAMLWLGLLFIVIPLSLFPRLLDDVANMLGVVSGVSLVLFLGIVFLLLVCIHLSWEVSALEEETRTLAEDLALLRAEVEADRAARTETARDELVSHDG; this is encoded by the coding sequence ATGAAGCTCACCCTCGTCACCGGCCTGACGGGCCTGATCCTGCTGGGCACGATCGTCGAACTGCTTCGCCGGCGGCAGCTGCGCGAGAAGTACGCGATGCTCTGGCTCGGCCTGCTGTTCATCGTCATCCCGCTGTCGCTGTTCCCCAGGCTGCTCGACGATGTCGCCAACATGCTCGGTGTGGTCTCCGGCGTCAGCCTGGTCCTCTTCCTCGGCATCGTCTTCCTGCTGCTGGTCTGCATCCACCTCAGCTGGGAGGTCAGCGCCCTGGAGGAGGAGACCCGCACCCTCGCCGAGGACCTGGCCCTGCTCCGCGCCGAGGTCGAGGCCGACCGCGCCGCCCGCACCGAGACCGCCCGAGACGAACTGGTGTCCCACGATGGTTAA
- the rfbD gene encoding dTDP-4-dehydrorhamnose reductase gives MTRLLVTGAGGMLGRDLLAVLADRPDLTVTAATRAELDITDADAVHAAVAGHDTVVNAAAWTDVDGAETHEDAATAVNGTAVAHLARACATHHARLVQVSTDYVLPGDATTPYPEDAPTAPVNAYGRGKLAGERAVTDLLPDAGYVVRTAWLYGAHGPNFVATMLRLAGQRDHLDVVDDQHGQPTWSRTLAERLVALADAAVAGRAAPGVYHGTCAGETTWYGLAREVFELAGLDPQRVRPTTSDRFPRPALRPAYSVLGHDRWAAAGLPPLPHWRSTLAAAFASAPPWKVA, from the coding sequence ATGACCCGGCTCCTTGTCACCGGCGCCGGCGGCATGCTCGGCCGGGACCTGCTGGCCGTGCTGGCCGACCGGCCCGACCTGACGGTGACCGCCGCCACCCGCGCCGAACTCGACATCACCGACGCCGACGCGGTCCACGCCGCCGTCGCCGGCCACGACACGGTGGTCAACGCCGCCGCCTGGACAGACGTCGACGGTGCCGAGACCCACGAGGACGCCGCCACCGCCGTCAACGGCACCGCCGTCGCCCACCTCGCGCGGGCCTGCGCCACCCACCACGCCCGCCTGGTGCAGGTGTCCACCGACTACGTCCTGCCCGGCGACGCCACCACGCCGTACCCGGAGGACGCGCCCACCGCACCCGTCAACGCGTACGGGCGCGGCAAGCTCGCCGGGGAACGGGCCGTCACCGACCTGCTGCCCGACGCCGGCTACGTGGTGCGCACCGCCTGGCTCTACGGCGCCCACGGACCCAACTTCGTCGCCACCATGCTGCGCCTGGCCGGGCAGCGCGACCACCTCGACGTGGTCGACGACCAGCACGGCCAGCCCACCTGGTCGCGCACCCTCGCCGAACGGCTCGTCGCGCTCGCCGACGCGGCCGTGGCCGGCCGGGCCGCTCCCGGCGTCTACCACGGCACCTGCGCGGGCGAGACCACCTGGTACGGCCTGGCCCGGGAGGTGTTCGAGCTGGCCGGGCTCGACCCGCAACGGGTCCGGCCCACCACCAGCGACCGGTTTCCCCGGCCCGCCCTCCGACCCGCGTACAGTGTTCTGGGCCATGACCGCTGGGCCGCGGCGGGCCTACCACCCCTACCCCACTGGCGGTCCACCCTGGCCGCCGCGTTCGCCTCCGCACCGCCGTGGAAGGTCGCATGA